AGAAGACCCTCTGCTCCTGAACTGCTATGGCTTGCAAATCTTCCTCCTCGCGGCCTGCATCTCAATGGGTCAGTACCATGTGTTTTCGTTAGACTGTCTTTGCAATTGATGTTCAAGgcgagaaaaagacaaagagggTCAggctatttctctcttcttctgaTTCTACCTTCGGAATGGCGAGATTTGAAGGGCTTGGTGATGCTGCCGATGAGTTTACTAATTTTTGACATGATCAAGCGGAGATGTTCGTACACTGTAAAGGGGCAAACGAGAGGGCGAGCTCGCTTCCGTGACCAGCAGGCAAGATGTAAAGGAGAAGGCGGccaccctccctctctctctctctcaacgaCGAAAACACATGGTTTGACGCTCGTTTGTTTGGTACTTTTCTCTGGAAAGTATCTTATAAGGAGGCGCGTGAACAGGGGCAGACTGAGGTTGCAGCGATGCTTCCCGAAGTTGACACCCATCCGCGGCAACTACAACCACCGTGAGACAAACACGCGCCCTTATGGATTTTGACCCTTTTGTAATCTAAACTTCGTGAATCTTTTCATGCGTTCGGGAGAGCCCTGTTTACCTTCTCCGGACTCTCAACCTCCTCCAATGTATCTGTCTTCTATCCTCAAAATCAGGCCTCCTAGAAGCAAGTGGGAATGGTACGAAAATTTTACAGtgtttcttcttgtatttatgaatgcatgcatttatatacttaatttatttcttcattATATCAATAGTTTCTCTGATTATCTTATTTAACGTATTTGACTTAGCTgattagtttcttttttgtcGACAGTGATCTTCGACTCTGTCTGCAGGGCAATCTCAGGCTGCCTATGTGAAAGATAATATTCCCCAAATAGCGTAAGTTGGGGTAATACGGAGCAGATGTTGGCTGAATACTGTTGGAGGAGGAGTTCTTCAACTGGCTTGACATGTTTGAGATACGAACAGGAAGGAGTCAACAGGCTACCGATGAGTCGACTAAGTAGATTAGTTTGGCGGCTGCCGCCAGCTCTATTTGGTTGCTTAGATTGGGAGTTGCCTCTCTCAATCGGTGGCGGAAATAGGATTTCACTTTGGACGAGCGAAGGACCAACGATCCACTGAATAAAATTTCTGAAACTCTTTCATATGAGTCAACTATACTTTTTATAAGTTCTATTGGGACAACTAAGGTTATCGAAAATTTTAAtaagcaaaattttatttttcaaaacctcaaGAAGCTGCGAGGGCTATGGCCCCTGCTCTAGAAGAATTACAGTTACAGCGTGGATCATGTTACATCTGAATTTGAAACAAGAAGCCTAAAATAAGATCCATCGGGAATAAATTccatacgaaaaaaaaaatgacatgcatTAGAACAAAATTTTCTGCAACCTTACCAAGTTCCAAACAACCCTTGAGGTCGTAATCGGGATTCCCTTGAGAAAAAGGTTTGTATGCAAGAAGACGAGATAAATCTCTCCTTGGCAATATGAGGAACCAATTCTAAGACTACGTTTAAAAAAAGCATGCTTTAATTTAGGGAGGAGGTCTCGGGTAATGTCATCCAAGGTTatccagaaagaaagaaaaaaaaaaaaaagagaaagaaaaatgtctTAGACAAATTCATCAAGGTAATGAAACTGTTGGGAAAAAGGTTTAGACCTACCATAGGCTTACTGGCTTGGGCATTTGTCAATAAAGTGTTCTTAGACTCTTTCACACAAGGGTTTTTTTCAGGcttgcttatatatatagaccAACGAATCTAAAGTCGAACCTGAAATGTATGACATCATATCAGGTTGCTTATATTGGGAGCTGCCACTGGTTAGTTTTACGTGGGCAAAGGAACATACCATCTAAGCACCAACGCCACTCAAACAAGAGCTGAGCTGCCTACTGGTTACTGACCCAAGTCAGCCTCACTATATTCTTTAGGATTTGCGTTATATTCCTCGAGGCTGTTTGACAACATGAATAATAACACAGTGTTACGTGAATTTGCTTTGATCtttgaaacagattcataaTTCTTGTTAGCAAACACTCTCTCAAAACATTATGTCATTTTCCATTTCTGCATTTTAAGCACTACCAAACCAAGTGACCACCACCACTCGAAGCCTCAAATCTACCAGTCTTGTTCATATTCGCCCGTGTTGCACGTATCTTAGAAGCCCTTTGGCGATAAAGGTTTAACtcttataaatttaaaatatttcaaatgattttttttttaattcaaaaacgAAAAACATGGTGATACAAGTGGATACGAAATAATAACATTGAAATCTACCACATGTTGAATGTGTGCACCATATTAATTTGCAGGGACCATGAATTTAGGATTATAGACTATGTCAACCTCCAAATAAAATTTCTCCATCGGACACAGGGTAATGGGAGATTAGTTTCAAATGTCATCAACAGGAAATCAACATCATGTGAGGTAAAGGTATGGAGTATGTGATTAGAGCCAAAGAGTTTGAATGTCTGGATATTAATATTATGTGACAAGAAATCAACATCAAAATCCATAATCCGTTGAATTAATGAGGCCTAGCTCCAGTTTGATTGAAGATTAGGTGAGGGAAGGCTTGGTCTTAAGTTCGTAGATTAGAAAAATACCAAGATCATGACAAAGAGactcttggaaaaaaaaaagcaaaaagacaaCCAGTTTCTTGCTATGCAAGATATCTGAACTTAGATGTCACTACCACGAACGACTTCACCGGATAAAAACTCAGGTCAAATTTTCTGGCATCGGCGCTGCCCAACTCATTTGCTCaaatttgcatataaaatacatatataaatttatgCATGAGTGTCGTCCGGTTGACTTTAGCATATGCTTGCTGTCAAGAGTTGGCAGCATGCTGACGGTGACCAAACGCGAGGTCAGCTGCTGAAAGGCCagagaaaaaacataaatagatgCGGAAGTTAAACGGGAATTCACTGCTCACTACCTTCAAGTTCTACACAGCTTGCTTCATGTGACAGCGACCATGTCAGAATTTAAACCCAGGTCCTTCTGTCCAGTATGCTACAATCTCTTGGAATTCTCTTGGGACAACCTCAGTAAGCCTTTGAACATGTCAAAAGTGAAGTTTTTCTCCACAGCCACGTTGGTGATAATCTTGTCTAGAACAAGAAACAAGGACGTCCATAGCATCTTTGCTAAGTAGTAAAATTTACATCTTCAAGGGCAGACtgcctatataaaattttaaaaaggcacatgttaaaattttaagacTATAGTTCGGTTTTCATGACGGAAAAATTCTTACCTCCTCCCTTAGTTTTAAGGGATAAAATAATGTGGCAGTGACGAGCCTGAGTGGTTGACTGGAGGCACAATTTTTTCTCATCAATAATATAGGAGACCGGGTCAGAAGTCATGTATGTAAGTAGTCAGCCCTTTAACTCCGATTCAAGTTGCAAGACAAAGTCAGAGCTGCATTTATCTTCCAACCGAATGAAGCGCGTCTGGCGTTTAAGCATATGTATGCCACTCATCATACTCACCTCTACATATGCACGCTTTCTTAGTTTTCTTCCGTTCTACAGCCTCACCTCTGCCGCTTCTTCCAGTTGCTGGTTAAGTTTGACCATTACCTCGCTTTAAAATGAAATCGTATCACAATAAATTATCTTGTAAAATCATTCAGCCGCATCTTTATCCTAGAATTGGAAGTCATACGTCCAATCCCAGAGTTGAAAACCCTTCTCCAGTCCAACCAAGTTAATGGTGTGCGGAGATCTTTTCCCTTCTCTcaaatgcaactcgatttgacAATCGCACGGACCCAACAATCTGAAGATTCTGTTTGGAAAAGAAGCTGCATGGAAACAACAGCTGCTGCGCTTTGCCCAAATTTCTGATCGGTAAAGTGCAACCTGACAAAAAGGAGGGGAAACTATCGGCTGTACCATACAAGAAGAGGCGTGTCCTTGATTCTGTTATGTGCAGTGCTCAAACTGGTGCAGTATATTGCCTTCATGATGTAAGCCCAAATCTACTTTCTGAGAGATGCCCAAAGGAAACCAAATCATGGCTGCTTGTTAATTAGCGGTCATGGTGCGGCCTACCACATCAACCCCTTTGGGAGTTCAGACCCTCCATATCCTTGAGGATCGGTAGTGAAGACGCTGACAACTTGAGACAGAAAGTCGTCGTCTGGTTTCGAGGTAAAAGTGTAGAACGCAGGGTTTGTCGACAAACAGAACAACTAGAAGTGCATCCATATATTTGGGATTGAATACATACAACTTGAACTTACGATTTCCATCTGAATGTCTCTGTCCTTGATTCCAATCTTTTATATTTCTCAAATCCAGAGTATTGGGAACTCTGGTTCATGAAAAGTGGAAAACAAGGTACTTGATAAAGATTCTGTCTGTCTTGCTATTCCGTTCCCTTCACACTATCGCAGGCAGGATTCGACAATCCAAATAGCATAAAATCTCATTTGGCGCAAACCGCAAACAAGGCACTTTGTTTGGAAGGGGAGAGAAGCCTATCCAGGAAGTCAAATCCTTTCCAACGGGTGCCCCCTGATCCATCAGAAGGTCCTCATAGGTTTTTTGGGGTGAACGGAAGCTGTTCGAAGAAGAGCCaaaacttttcttcatttttctgccCTAAGAGGTTGCTTCGGGTATGCACCACCACTGTTTGCAGTATAGAAGAGTAAAATGTCTACAAAAAGGAATCAAACAGATTCTCACCAACCCATTAGCCCAACCAGCTACGCTACACCTTTTAGGACGGCAGCCTATCTTTCTCGCAtacccttgaaaaaaaaaaccattgccTCCCTGGGTCTGGCATGGCTGATCTGCCCAACAGCCAGTTGCTGGTTGTCAACTTCCTACATAAGCTAAGGCATGCAGAGGCCCTCGCAGTAATACTCGCCTCAGTGTTTTATGCCGCCGGATGAGCGACTATGTCGCTCTATGCATATACGTCCAAGTTGAGAAACTGGCTCACATTGACCAAGCACGTACAAGTTTGACAAGCCTACTTGCATTTTTTCTCCTGATACTTTACATGTTGAGTGCACGAACTTTGTCTAGAGGCACTCTTGAAGTTTCATGCTCTGGGACGTTCTACAACTTTGTCTTTTAGAGTCTTTTGCTGTGCCTGCCTCTGCTAACCAAAAGTAGTCGCAGGGTGGGGATACCGCCCTTTGTGATCTGGAAAGGCATCAATCAAGACTTTACACGCTAAATTCTGGGACAGGTCACAAAAGCGTCTAAGCGACGAAATGCAACCTAAGAATCTAGCATCTAAAAGAGCTTCGTATCTCATATCAAATGCCCCGTGCAAGAAGTCCGCAGACGACTTTCGCTCAACTGTGCAAAAGCTCTTGGACAGCCCCAAAGCTTGATAAAGCAACATCATTGCAGAAGACAGACCAAGAAGGCACTCGGATGATGCAAGGAAAATGTTGTCCTTATGAAAAACTAGGACGGCTAGTTAACTGCATCAAATTGTTCAGTAAAAAATAGGTTTTTCAAGAGACAACTATCTTATTACATCACTTTCTCACTAGCAATATTTGTCTATAGGCTGAGGGAATGAtaatcttctttctttctctatatctctctccgTCTCTGTGCAACGCATGCACTCCTACATAAGAGCGGCAGAACTGAAGGACAAAGGAATGACCACAGGCAGCTACAATGTAGATGAAGTGCAGTTCTAATGTAGACAAATTACCAAAAATAATGCATTCATTTGTTTAACGTACACTCATCAGCTGCGGTATATATGAGTTGCGCTTTGCAAACATGCTTATGGTTTTACACGTTATTCTTTCAAAGGAGAGAAATAATCATGGTCTCCTATATTGATGCGATCATCAATAAATTGAAAGGCTTAGAAGCTGTTATCTTTCAAGACAAAATTAAAGCTTCTAAGTATTCATCAATATATGCAAGGCATGGCCAATGGTCTGTCCTGACTCGTACAAGTGTTGAAAATTCAGATACCTCCATTTGGAGGAGGAGATGAAATCTAGGAGGAAGAAATATCAGAACATGTATATATCCCATGTTTCTCTTACCGGGATTTGAATGAGTTTCTCTACCATCAGAAATATACTTCAACTGCTGCGGACCACTGGCATATGGAACCAAGCTGTTAACTTCACTTGTTTGCGTTGGAGACTCTTCCTTCCAAAGAACATCCTTAATTACGCCACCATCTCTAACCACAGTGACTAGAGGCTCACCAATGACGGTAACAACAAAGGATGCCAAAGAACGTTCGACCGCTCCTATAACTACATAAGACGGTGCTTCTAACAGCTTGACACTTCTTGTACCGCTAATAGCAGCCACACCTTTTCCGCCTTTAAGCGCGAATACTTCTCTGCCAAAGGTACTGGCATCTCCGCACGCTTCCCATAATGAATGGAAAAGATCTGAGTAATAATCAGGAAGTGATTCGTCTGAAATCTCTGGAGGGGCTTTAAGAAACATGTCTTCGATACCCACCGTGACACTATGGAGCTTCCCTGAGATGGATTGTCCATTATCAATATTCGCCTCGATCGTAACATCTACAGCCCCAGGTACTGGCTCTCGAGGCTCCAATTCAATTATCACTAAGGCTCCAAATGCTCCATATCTATTCATATCATCGTGGGTGAGACTTAAGTGTCCCTTCTGCTCAGTTGTCACCCCATTTTTTGAATAAACAGTAACAGAATTTTCTTCCTGGGCACCCATAGAGAAATCATTGGCATCTGTTGATGGTCTAGCAAGAAGCAAAGGAATTCGGAATGGTGGAATTCGACCATAACGTGCATAAGATGAGAAGGAAACAGTTATTGCATACAGTGCCAACTGTCTCCTATTTCCATCTGAATCTGCAACCTGCAAATCAAGCCCCAAAAGATGGTTTGAGGACGCAGACTTGAATGTCAGCATACACGGTATTCTGATCTTGACTCCTGGCATGTGGCGGAAGTCTGGGATAATTGCGAAATGCCTTCTGAGTGTTCCCAAAAGTTCTGCGACATTTGAATCCATAACACGCAATGGTTCCTGAGGCGCATGCCTTATCTCAGATTCTATGAAGTTCAAACCATCTGAAGGGACTCCAGTATCAGGATCTGAGGTGACGGTTGACGGGTCGTTTAAAAGATAACTATGGCCGCCATCTTCAATCACCTGACTTGGGATAGTCAATGACCATGATTGCTTCACGATAAGTGGTACAACCCGTTCAAGAAGAATATATGAAGAAATATCACGTGTTTTATTCACATCACGAAAAGCTGTAGGAGACTGCGACTGGAGAAATGAGGAAAGGTGGGTAGATGATGCATCCCCCGGAAGCTGCTCCCCAAGGTTCAGAATGTGCCTCAGTTTCTTCCCAGGAATGCATACAAGCATCCTCAAATAAATCCTGCAAACATCATCGAAGCTCTCATCAGAAAAACCAATAGCGAAACGTTCTAACGTGAATTGGTATCGTGAGTTCAAAAGATGTTGAACCAAACAAAAGATATGAAACAGCAGCCCAGATGTTTAGTCGCACCTTGCATTATCACGAACCTCCAAGTCCGGAAAGAACTGACAGACGAAGGAAAGAAGGCGTGATAACCCACCGAATATTCTAGAACTATGATGATACATAAGCAACGTTCTGCATATGCTTAGCACTTTACTTCCTTGTGACCAAGGCATCACTCCTTTTTCTGGAGCATAATTTTTCACTAGAGCAACAGTGAACGTTGTAAGCAACTCCAGCAAAGAACGTGGAGGTATTGCAACAGTCTCTGCAATTCTGTCAAAGATTGGGAAGTACGATGTCAACCATTGATCTGGCGCAAGCTTGCCAAGTAACTGTGTGTCCAACGTCTGTAGCAGGCGTTCTCCTAACCATTTGTGGGAGCCACAACCCAGCAGCCGGTCAACGAAGGTAACAATAACAGGAACCATTCTCCGAAACTCCAGCAATGTTTTAACAAGCAGAGTCTGAAGAAAGCGAAATCCAACCCACATATGTTACACCGATGAATGTACTTGTGAAGTaccaatgaaagaaaagatattcAAGATATGAAAGTATACCCGCAGCATGCAGAAGCTGGCAGATTCTGTGAAAATCACTGTAACCGAAGAATCAGGTACTTCATGGGGTATAGCACTTATCGAAAATTTATGCAGCATTCGGAAGGCCACGAGGGTTTCCGTGCTATTTGGCGGCAACCATTTGAATGCTGAAACGCAATGCAGGCCATCCTCAAAAAGCTTCGTCGTCCGAACCCCACAATCCAAATCGCTCTGGGAGCCTCTCTTCTCCATAACAGGGTCTTCAGACCGCTTATTGGCCGAAGGAAGCAACGCGGCAAGTGAATGATCAAGACGGATGATACAATGCACCAGCAAATCCAGTTTGAGTGCTTTTAGTGCGAGCGGGTCGAACACATGTGGGTAGAATTGGGAGGCCATGGTAACGATGGTCTGTTTCTTGTccttcttcaagcaaaaaacttCCAAACCTAACAACCAATGCACCGACAGCAACCGGAACACAAGTTGCGCCGAAACCTCCTTGGAGATCAACGCCAATCGGTCAGCAATTTTGCCCTCTTCACCGTCGAAAGCATCGGAAAATTTCGAGTACAGCATCAAAATAATGTGGCAGAGTATAGGATCATAAGAATAAATCAAGCCAGAGAACTGCACCTTCAAGAGGGAAACCTGCAAACCTAACACCACGGCGACACCCATAAGCATAGACATGAACTCCAGCAATCCGCAAGCCGTAAGAAGCTGCGGCTGCTCAAGAAGGAAGGCAACCACTCGCCGCAATTCCTTCATATTCACGGAACTGAGCTCCCTTCCTGCAAACGATCTCACACCATTTTCGAATTCCGGGGCAGAGGACGAGTTCACCAGAAAATTGGGCCTATTGAAGGGGACCAGAGGGATCGAAGTCGAAAGTATCGAAGGGGAGGATGAAGCAGGAACACCAGGCTTCGCTCGAGCGTTGCTCGTTGTCGCAGAAACAAGATTGTTGACGATGGTGGTCAGTAGGAGGATGTAGTTCTGAGAGGCATGCGTCCTCTCGCTTTGGCACAGGGTCCAGAGATGGCCCAGAATCTCGACGAGGAGACAAGGGTATGCGCGCTCGAGTTCCCGGAGACACTCGCAGGCGACGGCCCGGGATTGCCGGTCAGGGCCATGGTTAGGCCTGTTGATTACCGTCAGGAGGAGCGCCACCAAGCTCTCAAGATGGTGGGGGGCGCGGCGGAGACCGTCAGCGACTATCACCACCGAAGTCATGGACACCATCATCTGCTCCTTCAAGGCGTACGTTACGGAAACACCATCGATCGGCGATTGAACAAGTGCCCTGAGCGCCTGCACCACGCTGCCGAGCGCAGGCTCGGCGTCGAGGGGCTCAATCATGACACTGGAAAACTCCTCGACAAAAAAGATCAACTGGCTTTTGATGGGGAATTCCTTCCTGAGGATGGTGTTGAGGGCGAGCTCCAGGAGAGAAGGGCTCGGGTAGAGCGTGAGCCACTTGGTCTGCGTTGGACCTCCTGATTGGAAATCCTCAATTAGGGATTCCCACTCTGGGAGGGAGAGCTGCTTCCCAGGTTTCTCCATGGGTCTCGGCCGATCAGCGTATGAGAAGGCAGATCTCCGATGGCGGGGAAGGCTCCAAACGGGGTCTCCTTGTTGCTGGTTCAAATTGGTTTCGTTGCTTCATTTCTTCGCCGCAGTGGAGGTGCACCCGATTTCAGATTGAGAAGCATGGAAATGCCTTTGTCCGGATGTACCGATTTAGGGTCTTTTCCTTTCTGAATTTCCGGTTTGGAGAAGGGAAGCCAAGAATCCACCACCATAAGCAGTTGTGTGGGGTTTAGAAAGGGGAAAAGGGGTTAGTCCATCCAGACGTGGAGAgatgcagagagaaagagagagagggcctgATGGGTTGTTGCTCCCGTTACAGAGGGGCAGGCTGGGAGGCAAACCAACTTAAAATGGGCCTGGCCTGAAAGAGCCAAGTCCTTGACCTGGTTTGGCCAGTATGCTTGCCTTCTATTCAACTTAGATATCCCAGGGATCCAACATCATCCTCTGCTTTTTTGTATCGTAATCAGATCCCATGATTAAGGGTAGCTTGCCTAGTAGGCAGAATAAATCAGTTATGTCCCTTACCATTTTGCTTTCTACGTGATTCACAATAGAACTGTTATAAACGCTCATTCCATGCCTCCTCTGAGGAAGCACTTGCTTAGGGCGGATCCGAGTGTAAATGTAACTGCGAAAAGAACAGATAAATTCCATGTACAGGCCCATCTTTTTGCCTATCATTTTGAAAAACCAGATCACCTTTTATAAAAACTGTCAGACAAATGCTTGAAGTGAAATTATGTTAACTTTGTGAACGAAGAACGTTAGCTGCAAATTTCTAACAATACCATCTGACAATCTGTCATTGAGTTGTACTCTTATAATTTTTAGCTAACACTATTTTTTAGTTAATAAAGTGTATTTCAAGCCTTGATTTGACCGTGTTCATAAAATGCACCCtcataaaattacaaaaaatagtATCCACTTTTAAATTATAGGTAAAAAGTCaactcaaaatgaaaattccgacaaaaagaaaaaacacacaaatGCTCCTTCCCTTAACAGAATGAGAATGTGCGTTCATCAGGTAGTCATCACCATTCATTAATTCTTGGTCATTCGCCTCTCCAATAATGCCTGCAGCGATGCAAAGcctaattttagaaaattaaaagtGTAACCTGTTTTTGAAAGGCAGGTTAAATTGAGGCTAGGCTCCATGAGAATGAATTCGTGATCGGTTACCAAGCTTGTCATGCCTTTGGCTAAACCATGTTGCTTGTCagaatttttaatgaaaaagaaaaaacaattctCATGCGTCTTTTAGTTGACCAAAGCAGCATGGTGTACCTGAACAAAATTATAACCAAGTTTCTTCGCAAGTTCCTTCCTTGATTGGTTAATGTTTGGAAAGGAAAGACCATCCTTCATTCGAATCGACAGAGTTCCTAATCGAGACTCATAAGCAAGAAAACCATAAAGTTAACTATTTTTCACATAACTTTGTTCAGGTTAGTCATGTCCATATCATGGCTTACCCCGGCATAAGCAAATATatgggaaggaaaaaaaaagacgcTTCTTAGAAACTTCTGGGTAGAGAAAGTTCGCAACTAACAAAAGTAGGTTATTGCTTGAAAACTATCGTAGAAATAATAGAATCGTTAAACCTCTTCATTTCCGTAGTGGCGGTACACGAAACAACAAAGTTGTTGACCAGTCAAGCACAAAAGAAGGTCAAATGAAAAGATGGATCGGAAAACCAATAAATGGCATTACTAGCATATTTTACAATAAGCAACAAAAGTTTCCAACCGTAAAATATTTACACTGGCATTTCTTTACACTTAAACTTCTGACACGGCATCTAATGCTTCATCCTTCAAACTAAGTCAGAGCAAGAACGGCCAGAAGTGTTGTGGAGTACTGGTTTAGAATGATAATCTCCTATACTGCGCATTAAGTACCATTCACACAGCTTCTGAGCAAGTCGTTCTTGTGTTGTCTAGCACGTATGGTTAGTCTACACGTCATATACAGGCATGCGCTCCTCAATGGAAACTCGACAGATTGGACAATATTTGCACTTCTTGCAACAAGTACTGAGTTACagataaaacatatatttaCTTCACTAGCATGGAATAGAATACAAATCATAGGAAAAAGAGTACTAGTAGAATACCTGCACAGGATGCGGTGCCTGCAAGGCAGCAGGACAACACCAATTTCAGCCTCAAAACAAATCCTACAAAGAACCTTCTCCTGAAAATTGAATCATGTAAGGTGTCAGGAAATATGAagcacaagaaaagaaaggtagTAGACGCCCTTCCAAGGTCCGCAAACTAAAAAACCCAAGCAACCATTATGCGTGTTATATGAACACAAAAAGGAGGTTGCTGCACCGTGTCACACCTGCACCATAGTGCAAGTATAGGTGCTTCACCGACTCATCAAATTCGATCATCAGCCTTATCAAGTGCAGTCAAGTGCATCTACATCCATCAAACTTAACTTTGACTCAAGTTGGTAGCTGTTAAATGTTCATGGGCTTGTCATCTTAATATCATAAACAAATCAATATTTAGTTGGTATCCAGCGTTTCTaaatttgttttgcttttgatcTAAATGGATAATTCTTCTATACCCACACCTATTAAGTGTGTGTATGAAGTCCATGTTGGCCAAGGGCCTAAACAAAATTCTAGGGCTTGAAAGTGTCATCCTAATCCATTGTGTCACAACCAGGCTGAGGTTGGATATTCAAGGTCCTTCAATGACCCTTGCTATTGTTTCCTGTTATAAAATAGACACCATAGAAAAATTAATGGAGTAGGCATTGGGCTCAGATTAGTTCACGCTTCACAAAAGCCAAACAGGCATATTAATCTGAACAAACATATGGCTTCACTCCTCTGCAGGCAATAGCAGAAACAGAAGATTACAAAGTTCATCTGCTTCACTATGAGCTCATCACTGAAAGAACCAACTCTAACCTGCCATCATAGCTCATAAGCTTAATTATggaaaagttaaagaaaaggtAAGAATGTTCAGAATCAGCTGCCAGGTAACACGAGCTCAAAAATAAGCAAGAAAgatcccacacacacacacctcaTATCCCCAcaataaatttgacaaaattcataaaaaaaataccatTAACGGGATAACCACTGATTGCTAAGCTCAATAAACAACATGTTCATATCAAACAACCGGCACGCAAGATACATCCAATTATGTAGATAGTGAAACTCAGTTGCATGCGGCACTAATACAGCCAAACAACCAAGGAGCAACACACTTATCAAGGGCCAAAATGGACAGTACATTAGATTGTTATGAATGCTACGGAATAGAATTATCTCATTTGTTCAAAGTAAGATAACTAGATTACTGAACAGAGAGCTATGATTTACATTTTGCAGCCTCACATATTCCCTTTGGCTATATTTTGTGATTTCAGCTTGCTCCCCTAATGCTGCTTGTAACCTCCAGACCTGGAAAATTGTAGAATTACTAAGATAATAGACATCCATcacaaatttacaaaaaaggaaaaaaacatgaaggaTAAGTTCAC
Above is a window of Nymphaea colorata isolate Beijing-Zhang1983 chromosome 8, ASM883128v2, whole genome shotgun sequence DNA encoding:
- the LOC116258878 gene encoding uncharacterized protein LOC116258878, which produces MEKPGKQLSLPEWESLIEDFQSGGPTQTKWLTLYPSPSLLELALNTILRKEFPIKSQLIFFVEEFSSVMIEPLDAEPALGSVVQALRALVQSPIDGVSVTYALKEQMMVSMTSVVIVADGLRRAPHHLESLVALLLTVINRPNHGPDRQSRAVACECLRELERAYPCLLVEILGHLWTLCQSERTHASQNYILLLTTIVNNLVSATTSNARAKPGVPASSSPSILSTSIPLVPFNRPNFLVNSSSAPEFENGVRSFAGRELSSVNMKELRRVVAFLLEQPQLLTACGLLEFMSMLMGVAVVLGLQVSLLKVQFSGLIYSYDPILCHIILMLYSKFSDAFDGEEGKIADRLALISKEVSAQLVFRLLSVHWLLGLEVFCLKKDKKQTIVTMASQFYPHVFDPLALKALKLDLLVHCIIRLDHSLAALLPSANKRSEDPVMEKRGSQSDLDCGVRTTKLFEDGLHCVSAFKWLPPNSTETLVAFRMLHKFSISAIPHEVPDSSVTVIFTESASFCMLRTLLVKTLLEFRRMVPVIVTFVDRLLGCGSHKWLGERLLQTLDTQLLGKLAPDQWLTSYFPIFDRIAETVAIPPRSLLELLTTFTVALVKNYAPEKGVMPWSQGSKVLSICRTLLMYHHSSRIFGGLSRLLSFVCQFFPDLEVRDNARIYLRMLVCIPGKKLRHILNLGEQLPGDASSTHLSSFLQSQSPTAFRDVNKTRDISSYILLERVVPLIVKQSWSLTIPSQVIEDGGHSYLLNDPSTVTSDPDTGVPSDGLNFIESEIRHAPQEPLRVMDSNVAELLGTLRRHFAIIPDFRHMPGVKIRIPCMLTFKSASSNHLLGLDLQVADSDGNRRQLALYAITVSFSSYARYGRIPPFRIPLLLARPSTDANDFSMGAQEENSVTVYSKNGVTTEQKGHLSLTHDDMNRYGAFGALVIIELEPREPVPGAVDVTIEANIDNGQSISGKLHSVTVGIEDMFLKAPPEISDESLPDYYSDLFHSLWEACGDASTFGREVFALKGGKGVAAISGTRSVKLLEAPSYVVIGAVERSLASFVVTVIGEPLVTVVRDGGVIKDVLWKEESPTQTSEVNSLVPYASGPQQLKYISDGRETHSNPGKRNMGYIHVLIFLPPRFHLLLQMEVSEFSTLVRVRTDHWPCLAYIDEYLEALILS